Within Nitrospinota bacterium, the genomic segment GGTGGCCCATGAGCATCTGAAGAGTGAGGTCACCGTGCGCCAGCGGGTCGAGGAGGAGCTTGGAAAGGTCCGTGAGACCCTGGAAAGTCAGCTCCAGAATCGGACCGATGATCTGAAGGCGGCCCATGAGCAACTGAAGAGTGAGGTCAACGAGCGACAGCGGGCCGAGGAGGCGCAACGGTCCCAAAATGAGTTCATCGAAAACGTGGTCCAGAACATCAAGGACGGGCTGGTTGTATTCGACAGGGACCTCCGCATCACCTATTGGAACAACGCCATGGAGGAGATTTCAGGAACGGCTGCAGACGAGGTACTAGGGAAGGTGGCCTTGGAAGTTTTCCCCCACCTCATTGAGGAGGGCGTGGATGAGCTGCTCAAAGCCGCCCTGGCGGGTCAGGACGCTGCGAGGTCAAATATTTCTCATAAGACTTCGAATGGAAAGGTCAGGCGTACGAATGAAAGATATCTGCCCATGCGGGATCTGGCGGGAGATGTCACTGGGGCGCTGGCCATTGTGGAAGATGTGACGGAGGCGCTCCGCTTGAAACTGTATGTAGACCACCTCGAGGAAGAGTTCAAGGAGTGCATGCTCGTCGATATCGCCATGGGCATCATCATACAGGAGTTTGCCCTGTCGGCGGCTCAGGGCTATCGATTAATTAAGAAGCATAGCCTGGACAAGAAAAGAAAGGTGGGAGAGGTGGCTATGGAAATTATTACTTTATTTGGGTCTCCCGAAGAGCAGAAAAAATCTGGGAAAAGATTTATTGGATCGATTGATGAATAATTTGAGGTTAGCGGGGATGAGACGAAAGGTGAAGGCAAGACAAAAGGCCAACTTTGAAAGGAGGTGGTAAAAATGCATCAAGAGAGACACCAAAGGATTGCTGAACGGCTTGCTCAATTGGGCGAAACATCTGACAACGAGTTCAGGCGGTTAAAAGGGGAGGCGCAGGAAGCCAAAGCCTACGCCGAGACCATCTTGGAGACGGTGCGGGAACCCTTTGTAGTCCTCAATGGGGACCTATGCGTGGTATCGGCAAATCAGTCTTTCTACCAGACATTCCAGGTCTCACCGGAGGAGGTGGATGGCCACCTCATCTACAAGATGGGCAACGACCAGTGGGACATTCCCCGGTTGCGGGCGCTGCTGGAGG encodes:
- a CDS encoding PAS domain-containing protein, with the protein product QLKGEVTERHRAEEEHGKVRETLESQLQNRTDDLKVAHEHLKSEVTVRQRVEEELGKVRETLESQLQNRTDDLKAAHEQLKSEVNERQRAEEAQRSQNEFIENVVQNIKDGLVVFDRDLRITYWNNAMEEISGTAADEVLGKVALEVFPHLIEEGVDELLKAALAGQDAARSNISHKTSNGKVRRTNERYLPMRDLAGDVTGALAIVEDVTEALRLKLYVDHLEEEFKECMLVDIAMGIIIQEFALSAAQGYRLIKKHSLDKKRKVGEVAMEIITLFGSPEEQKKSGKRFIGSIDE